In Nerophis lumbriciformis unplaced genomic scaffold, RoL_Nlum_v2.1 HiC_scaffold_923, whole genome shotgun sequence, the genomic stretch agtatcgaaatacatttttgtaccggtaccaaaatattagtatcgggacaaccctagtatgtgtacatctagaccagtggttcttaaccttgttggaggtaccgaaaccCACCAGTTTAATatatgcattcaccgaacccttcttacgTGAAaaattaaagtgttttttttaattcaagacaaagttatatgtttttttttttactggtgcacaaaatgaaccgttcaaagaacaaaaccaacacagtgcatacactcacaacaaattacacacctgcaaatcagatggaaaattagagggaacattgtttgggggtatccatagcacgccgatagggagaagtttctaTTTACAAGATGTCAGgattggtaaaaaggataggactcagatgcagagtagggaacttagacaggcttttattttgacagcttcctttcacctccaaagtcaaggaatgcaatatctattttaaccaaaaactaatcggcaaaaaagtttccaaaaaaataggaacaaccaaaaatcactccgaacggaggaaaacacaaaagcaaagacaaactataattggcgccgtatatgctataaaatgtattaaaaaaaaatgctccaacaggaggaagaaacaacagctatgaaaaattctacactatctaatctaataaagttttaacaaaaattgtcactcaaaatttgaggaaagaatgaaaaataactgaaactcaccacttcggctgaataaactaaataacaaaaaatcactctgctgaggaggaagaaagggaaactcaaaatagcaacgtagggattcaggatcaaggaacataagcacaagacgaggcaaggtaagacaaggcatggacatggacatggatgctagagagcacgaatgaacgagacaatctggcacagaacaaagggaggagtgggcttataagacacatgagggtaatagggaacaggtggaaacaatcagggaaccgggatgacgtcagactgatgacacaaaaagaaggacaagtgacctgaaacgagaggagagttacttttcaaactaaaacatgcacatcacaagacagaaaaaaccaagacaagacatccctcaccgcggtgtgacacaagatgagtcgggtgtgttttgacctccgcggcggaggctccaccgaacccctgaggctgactcaccaaacccctagggttcgatcgaacccaggttaagaaccactgatctagaccctGCGGCCTGGATGACCGGTTTCAGACTTTTTTAGGGAAAGTAGTCTGATATTTGAGTCAAAATGGAAAagcaagataaaaaaatgattagaaataaatgttaaatatcaaTAACTTAAAAGATCCTGCATTGTATCTCTTTAAATTATGGTGTGTAGCTTCATACAGTATTTATTGTACGCATTTATATAAATACTCTCCATTGTTTTGAACAACAGCTCATTGCGGACCTGGAGAACAACAAGATGTTCTCTGATGACCTGGAATGTCAAAAACTGCTGATGGAGGCCATGAAGTACCATCTTCTGCCTGAGCGCCGTCCCATGTTCCAAAGTCCAAGAACCAAACCCAGAAAGTCCACAGTGGGGGCTTTGTATGCTGTAGGAGGCATGGATGCCACCAAAGGTAGTAGTCATCTACAGTACAAATCCAAGGATGCCTCTAAAGTAGGATTCATGCATTTAGGCTCCACCACCATTGAGAAGTACGACCTGAGGACCAACACCTGGGTCCCAGTGGGAGTCATGAACGGACGCCGACTGCAGTTTGGTGTGGCCGTGATAGACAACAAGTTGTACGTGGTTGGTGGACGGGATGGACTTAAGACGTCCAACATGGTGGAGAGTTACAACCCTGTCAACAAAGTGTGGTCAACCATGCCTCCCATGTCAACACACCGACACGGACTTGGTGAGTGGACTTAGACCtaaatctacaaaacccaaaaccagtgaagttggcacgttgtgtaaatcgtaaataaaaacagaatacaatgatttgcaaatccttttcaacttatattcaattgaataaactgcaaagacaagatatttaatgttccaactgagaaactaaat encodes the following:
- the LOC140678503 gene encoding kelch-like protein 4 — translated: LIADLENNKMFSDDLECQKLLMEAMKYHLLPERRPMFQSPRTKPRKSTVGALYAVGGMDATKGSTTIEKYDLRTNTWVPVGVMNGRRLQFGVAVIDNKLYVVGGRDGLKTSNMVESYNPVNKVWSTMPPMSTHRHGL